Proteins co-encoded in one Acanthopagrus latus isolate v.2019 chromosome 10, fAcaLat1.1, whole genome shotgun sequence genomic window:
- the c10h11orf68 gene encoding UPF0696 protein C11orf68 homolog — translation MEEEEAPVDGEVETPFAAETYAAEAMAADMDPWIVFDSRRTPRSEFDSWLESNRPSQVYRFGDEEGGVSPVGWIAVLGMNHCPSGGDVTGLQESWEKLLASGRPATFQTVKELALNHGVLSGKWLMHLDSGFKLDHAWECVARAALDGKISLVKVSPHNPKAEGKQVICAYNQDFTDESEVMRLDSVIRATGVKCPLSYKPDVYTYLGIYRNNRWKLCPTIYESKFDLECVPRRSHIINKVTNLEVT, via the coding sequence atggaggaggaagaagcccCTGTAGATGGCGAGGTGGAGACCCCCTTTGCTGCAGAGACTTACGCTGCTGAGGCCATGGCTGCAGACATGGACCCCTGGATTGTGTTTGACTCGAGAAGAACTCCCAGATCCGAGTTTGATAGCTGGTTGGAAAGCAACAGGCCTTCACAAGTGTACAGATTTGGTGATGAAGAAGGTGGTGTTAGCCCTGTGGGATGGATCGCAGTGCTAGGCATGAACCACTGCCCCAGTGGTGGAGATGTTACGGGTCTCCAAGAAAGCTGGGAGAAACTTTTGGCTAGTGGCCGGCCTGCCACCTTCCAGACAGTGAAGGAGTTGGCACTGAACCATGGAGTGCTCTCAGGCAAGTGGCTCATGCACTTGGACTCTGGTTTCAAGCTGGACCATGCCTGGGAGTGTGTGGCCAGGGCAGCCCTGGATGGCAAGATCTCCCTTGTTAAAGTCAGTCCCCATAATCCCAAAGCAGAGGGCAAGCAGGTCATTTGTGCCTACAACCAGGACTTCACTGATGAGAGTGAGGTTATGAGGTTGGACTCTGTCATCCGTGCCACGGGGGTCAAGTGCCCTCTCTCCTACAAGCCGGATGTGTACACATACCTGGGAATCTACCGAAACAACCGCTGGAAGCTTTGTCCAACCATATATGAGAGCAAATTTGACCTGGAATGTGTGCCCAGGCGCTCCCACATTATCAACAAGGTCACCAATCTTGAAGTAACATAA